TCATCATAATCGAAAACTACATTAAAACTGTATTTCTTATCATTAATAAATGTGGCAACTTTTTCTGTAGTCTCATTATCTTTTCCTTTTTCCCAAGTGTTTACAAATAAAAACACTACATTTTTATCTTTGTATTTCGTTACTAAATCCTGCATTGCAGGAAAAGAGGCTTTACATGGTCCACACCAGGTAGCCCAAAAATCAAGTACTACTACTTTGCCTTTTAGATCTGACAAATTAATTACTTTTCCTTCCAGATTTTTCAAACTAAATTTTATAGCATCTGTGCTACCGTATTTCTTCACAATATCAGCTTTTGCATTAGCATTGCCTGTTTCAATAGACTTTGCTTTAATGGCTTTAAAGTTATCCAAAGGCAAATTTAGTTTTCCATATATTGTTTCCAATTGAGCAAGAAGCACTCTGGAATTCGTTCCTTTTGACAGTTCCTCTTCTATATATTTTTTTGTGATCTCTGGACCTTTAACTTTTTCCATCATACCAGCATAACGTTCTTTTCCACCTGTATCCAATCCTCCCAACTGATAGAGCTTATCCTGATATTGAAAAGCTTCATCAAATCGATTCAGTTTATAAAGTACTAAAGCATAAGTGTCTGCATACATATTATAAGTTTCATTTAATTCTTCAGGAAAATCAGATTGCTTTTGCAAATCAGATAAAATATCTAATGATCTTTTAGATATTTTTTCGGCAGTATCAATGTCCTTTGCAGGAGTTACTAAATCTTGCCCTGATAAATTCCATGCATAATCATTATAAAAAGAAGCCGCTTTGCCTTTACTGGACAATAAATTTTCGTATTGTTCCATTTTTTGAAAATCTTTGTTTGTCACATATATTTTCAATAAACTTTGATAAAAATAATCTTTGTATATTGGAAGAACATTACTAAATCTAGTGGTATAAAGATTTAAACGCTCTAAAATATACGCTTCCGTTTTATCTGGATTGTTAGCAAAATCGAAAAAGAATTTGCTCGATTCAAAATTACCATTCGGATATTTTGCAGTGATTTGATCCTCTACTTGCTTCTTTTCATCAGTCATTTTGAGAGTCCCATAAAGTCTTGCGGCAATTAGCAAGTAGTCTTCCGAGTTCTTTTTTGCGCATTTTTGGGCAAATGACAACATTTCAACTTTGGTTTTTTCTTTATCAAAAGGTTCTTTTATGTATAAATAATTATTATAACTTTTATCTTCCTTCATCATCGGATACTTTGCGTATACTTTATTATATTCTGCTATAATACTTTCCGGTTTTGAATCTAGTTTTAAATTGAGTTTCGAAGTCAATGTATTGTTAGCGTAATTTATAAGATCTATTCTAGCGATTGCACACTTTGCAATATCGTTTGGGTTGGATGAATTTAAACAAGCGTCATATCCCTTATTTTGGTTATTATCTATTACTTGTTTTCCATCAATAATAGCTGCAACAAAATACTTAGTTGAATCGGTTACTTTGAGAGAGAACTCATACCCATTTGTTTTTTTTATCAGTGGTGCAGTAGCACCCGTAAAATCGAAGTCATTATTATATAGAACTCTGACTTTGGCTCCATTTGGAATTTCAACTCCTTTGGGCGGTTGATAAACATAAGTATTTTCTTTTCCGATTTTAATTTTTGAATCTTTCAAATACAGTTTCCCGATTTGTGAAAAAGCGACATTACAACATACCAAAAAAAGTAGCATTACTGATTTATTCATCTTATAGATATTTTAGGTTAGTGCCAGTTGAAAAAAAAATCTAACTGACTGATTACTTAGAAATTCAATAGTAAATATAATTGAATTATACTACAGGAAATTAATATTGTGAAATAATTATGAAATAGACTTTAACTCAAATTAGAAGTCTTAATTGTAGTCATTTAAGTTTAAAATTCAAATCATTTAAATTGTATTCCTCTAATTCATTTTGACATTCTACGAAAGTAATCTGAAATTGTAAATAACGACAGCCATACTATTATTAAGGCTCGCCTCTCGATTTTGTAGGTGTTGCCTATTTTTTTGATAAGCCCTCCTTCAATTTTAATAGGGTCACCTTTAGTTTTAATAGGTCACAACTCAAAAAAAGGTAGGCTTTCCTAGCCATTTAAAAGGTGCTCCTTTTGATTTCATAGGTGTTACCTATGGTTTGGGTAGGTGCTCCTATGATTTGGGTAGGTGCTCCTATGATTTGGGTAGGTGCTCCTATGATTTGGGTAGGTGCTCCTATGATTTGGGTAGGTGCTCCTATGATTTGGGTAGGTGCTCCTATGATTTGGGTAGGTGCTCCTATCAAAATCATGGCAAGCCATGATTTTGACAAATACTGCAGCAACAAAAAAAAAACCTCATTCTAATTGCTTAAAACGAGGTTGGTTTTATATAATTTATCAGAGATTTACTGCCTTTGAAAGTCTTTCGATAGCTACTATTGTTACCTATTATCCTAATTCAATTGATTATTAACTTTTTAGTTTAGAAAATATTTCTTTCATAGTTGCTGGATCTATCACTGACATATCAATAAGTCGAAGGGCTTTGACCATATTGAGTGTAGTGCTTTTGTATTTTTGAAAATGTGGTGTTTTCAAATGTGATTCATAAGCTTCTTTGTTAACATATATTTCCAAAATTCTTATTTGTGTGGGATTATCCTTTTCAAACATTGGAAAAATTGAAATAACACCAGGCTCTATTTCGACGGAAGCACTGGATTCTTCTTTAAGAATTTCAATATATTCTTTAAGAAAATTAGAGTCAATCTCGATTTCTGTTAGTCTTACAATCATTTTGTCTTGGGCATTGATACTACCAATTGAAAAAAATATCAGTAGTAAAATTAGAGATTTTTTCATTTTACATTATTTATAATTTAAACTAATTTATGGTTAATTATACTAAGTAACATTATTCTGCCTCATTAGTCATTCTCACAAACCTATATTATGCTAAATTGTACTTATCTGCTAAGATAATCAAACATAAATTAGTTTAAGTATATGAAAAACTAAACATAATGATTTTAAATATTTTGCACTTCATTAGAAAACACATTATTTATCTTTCTGAAACCGAATGCCCTAGCCCTGATAGTAGTGGAAATCCTTTTTATTTTTCCTTTAAAAATAAAAAGATTGCAACGGATAGCAGGAATAAGCTCCAAAAAAAAATGACATCCTTACGAATGTCATTTCTATGTATTGAATTTGATATAACTATTTTGTTAATAGTCCAGCATTTTTTAAGTATGGTTCGATTTGCATATCGTGACCAATGAATTCTTTGAAAGCTTGGTTTAAATCAACACTGTTTCCTACAGACAAGATGTATTTCTTGAATCGCTCACAGTTTTCTCTAGTCATACCACCGTGGGCTTGCATCCAGTCATATACATTATAATCTAAAGTTTTTGACCATGTGTATGCGTAATACCCAGCTGAATATCCACCGCCCCAAATGTGTGCAAAATAAGGAGTGTGGTAACGTGGTGGTACTTCACTAACCAATAATCCATATTTTTCTAAAGCTTCTTTCTCGAAAACCAAAGTCGGTTTGAAATCAGATTCTTTTTGAACACTATGCCAAGCCATATCAAGAGTTGATGCTGCTAAAATTTCGGTTACATCATATCCTTTATTGAAGGTTTCGGCTTTCTTAATTTTATCGATTAATTCTTGTGGAATTGGTTCTTTGGTTTGGTAATGAATCGCATAATTTTTTAGAACTGCTGGGTCTAATGCAGCATGCTCATTGATTTGAGATGGAAATTCTACAAAATCTCTTGGCACTGCTGTACCTGATAATGATGTATAGTCTTGGTTCGCAAACAATCCA
The Flavobacterium sp. 5 DNA segment above includes these coding regions:
- a CDS encoding TlpA disulfide reductase family protein codes for the protein MNKSVMLLFLVCCNVAFSQIGKLYLKDSKIKIGKENTYVYQPPKGVEIPNGAKVRVLYNNDFDFTGATAPLIKKTNGYEFSLKVTDSTKYFVAAIIDGKQVIDNNQNKGYDACLNSSNPNDIAKCAIARIDLINYANNTLTSKLNLKLDSKPESIIAEYNKVYAKYPMMKEDKSYNNYLYIKEPFDKEKTKVEMLSFAQKCAKKNSEDYLLIAARLYGTLKMTDEKKQVEDQITAKYPNGNFESSKFFFDFANNPDKTEAYILERLNLYTTRFSNVLPIYKDYFYQSLLKIYVTNKDFQKMEQYENLLSSKGKAASFYNDYAWNLSGQDLVTPAKDIDTAEKISKRSLDILSDLQKQSDFPEELNETYNMYADTYALVLYKLNRFDEAFQYQDKLYQLGGLDTGGKERYAGMMEKVKGPEITKKYIEEELSKGTNSRVLLAQLETIYGKLNLPLDNFKAIKAKSIETGNANAKADIVKKYGSTDAIKFSLKNLEGKVINLSDLKGKVVVLDFWATWCGPCKASFPAMQDLVTKYKDKNVVFLFVNTWEKGKDNETTEKVATFINDKKYSFNVVFDYDDAITTKYKIEGIPTKILIDKNGSVIAFGTSEQDLTHLIDEQLSL
- a CDS encoding putative quinol monooxygenase codes for the protein MKKSLILLLIFFSIGSINAQDKMIVRLTEIEIDSNFLKEYIEILKEESSASVEIEPGVISIFPMFEKDNPTQIRILEIYVNKEAYESHLKTPHFQKYKSTTLNMVKALRLIDMSVIDPATMKEIFSKLKS